Proteins found in one Fusarium oxysporum Fo47 chromosome V, complete sequence genomic segment:
- a CDS encoding chaperonin 10-like protein: protein MTTTKALVNIRPGHAEVQDIPVPALEPGYIRVKPTAWVINPDDAYHLGLEGDESCVGAVVGTDYAGVVVEVGPGVKRDFKVGDRIAGGVSGQNILRKHDGAFAHLIHVKGDIQMKIPNNMSDEDAATQGVALITMGVGLYQHLHLPLPDAPAKEAFPVFIYGGSTAMGISAIQFAKLAGATVITTSSPGNTDYVKSLGADHVLDYKSKTLIDDVLRLSGGPLLYIFDTHPNSTSTVISAAILQQSPTAKYISLNPGPEHEVKRLNPHVTAESILAYSATGNPWMYENEFYEAVPADFAFQKKFVKVAEKLFEEGLVKPPRVFLNRGGSGLEGVLKGLVEIREGRVSGGKLVYTRD, encoded by the exons ATGACTACTACAAAAGCTCTCGTTAATATTCGCCCGGGCCATGCTGAGGTTCAGGATATTCCTGTGCCAGCGCTTGAGCCCGGTTACATTAGAGTCAAACCCACCGCGTGGGTTATCAACCCAGACGATGCTTACCACCTTGGCCTAGAAGGTGATGAGAGTTGTGTTGGTGCCGTTGTAGGAACGGACTATGCAGGTGTTGTTGTAGAAGTTGGACCTGGAGTGAAGAGGGACTTCAAAGTTGGGGATCGAATTGCAGGCGGTGTTAGCGGGCA GAATATTCTGCGGAAGCATGATGGTGCTTTTGCGCACTTGATTCACGTCAAGGGAGATATTCAGATGAAGATCCCTAATAACATGAGTGACGAAGATGCTGCGACTCAGGGTGTTGCGCTCATCACGATG GGCGTTGGCTTATACcagcatctccatcttccaCTTCCAGATGCACCAGCAAAGGAGGCCTTTCCTGTCTTCATCTATGGTGGCAGTACGGCCATGGGGATCTCAGCAATCCAATTTGCAAAGCTCGCTGGCGCCACAGTCATTACTACTTCGTCACCCGGCAATACAGATTATGTCAAGTCTCTGGGTGCCGATCATGTCCTCGACTACAAGTCCAAGACTCTCATCGACGACGTCCTCAGACTATCAGGCGGTCCCCTTCTCTACATCTTCGACACCCATCCCAACTCCACCAGCACCGTAATATCCGCAGCAATCCTCCAGCAATCCCCCACCGCAAAATACATCTCCCTTAATCCCGGCCCCGAACACGAAGTCAAACGCCTCAACCCTCACGTCACCGCCGAATCTATCCTCGCATACTCAGCCACAGGCAATCCATGGATGTACGAGAATGAGTTTTACGAGGCTGTACCAGCAGATTTTGCATTCCAGAAGAAGTTTGTCAAAGTGGCTGAGAAGCTGTTCGAGGAGGGACTAGTCAAGCCGCCGCGTGTTTTTCTGAATAGAGGGGGGAGTGGCTTGGAGGGCGTTTTGAAGGGACTGGTTGAGATAAGGGAGGGGAGGGTAAGTGGCGGGAAGCTTGTGTATACGCGGGATTGA
- a CDS encoding D-isomer specific 2-hydroxyacid dehydrogenase, which translates to MSKPIVLHLGDDIKWNHDLYKTFTSHFEIKRSHSMSRPDFINALKQKTFGDFFAIYRPFWNTGGEMGNWDDELISLLPASCKIYASAGAGFDWVDTAALAKRGVTYCNAAAACTESVADAAIWLIISVFRNLSWSSTAARSGDKDKFIDANKNLAPVSRNPSGFTLGIIGFGRIGRRIAEKAYKALDMKIIYNDIAQMPSSIETPLNATFKSSDALLAEADCVVVATPFAGETLLNKAGLSKMKRGAKLVNIARGKLINEADLVEALSSGHLSGAGLDVFENEPYISPELLKMKNVELLSHNAGASLDSHIGFEKLGMENIMEFWKTGKAISPVNAHLIKQSKL; encoded by the exons ATGTCCAAACCAATCGTCCTCCATCTCGGCGACGACATAAAATGGAACCATGATCTCTACAAGACCTTCACATCTCACTTTGAGATCAAGCGCTCACACAGCATGTCCCGCCCCGACTTCATCAACGCCCTTAAGCAAAAAACCTTTGGTGATTTCTTCGCTATCTACAGACCGTTCTGGAACACTGGCGGTGAGATGGGAAATTGGGATGATGAGTTGATCTCACTTCTTCCTGCGTCGTGTAAGATCTATGCTAGTGCGGGAGCTGGCTTTGATTGGGTTGATACAGCTGCTCTTGCAAAGCGAG GCGTCACATATTGCAACGCAGCAGCCGCGTGTACAGAATCAGTAGCCGACGCAGCAATCTGGCTCATCATCTCTGTATTCCGCAACTTAAGCTGGTCCAGCACAGCAGCTCGCTCAGGCGATAAAGACAAATTCATCGACGCCAACAAGAACCTAGCCCCCGTATCCCGCAATCCCAGCGGTTTCACCCTCGGAATCATCGGTTTCGGCCGCATCGGCCGTCGCATCGCAGAAAAAGCGTATAAAGCACTTGACATGAAGATCATCTACAACGACATCGCCCAAATGCCCTCGTCAATCGAAACTCCCCTTAACGCAACATTTAAATCATCAGACGCTCTCCTCGCTGAAGCAGACTGCGTCGTCGTCGCTACACCTTTTGCAGGCGAAACTCTTCTTAACAAAGCTGGTTTATCAAAGATGAAGCGTGGCGCAAAGCTTGTCAATATTGCGCGTGGAAAACTCATCAACGAAGCTGATCTCGTTGAAGCTCTCTCCAGTGGTCATTTATCAGGTGCTGGACTAGACGTCTTCGAGAATGAACCGTACATCAGCCCTGAGTTGCTAAAGATGAAGAACGTGGAGTTGTTATCGCACAACGCGGGTGCGAGTCTAGATTCGCATATTGGCTTTGAGAAATTGGGGATGGAGAATATTATGGAGTTTTGGAAGACAGGGAAGGCGATTTCGCCTGTTAACGCTCATCTGATCAAGCAGAGCAAGTTGTAA
- a CDS encoding major facilitator superfamily domain-containing protein: protein MAQRDDKTDIRDVEPQIFQNEYPEKAIPQVEKIDYSGAHEKTDPKEIALVKKLDRWMMPMLWSMYWLNYLDRNAIALARLNDLEEDLNLKGTEYQTCVSILFVGYILGQIPSNMFLTRTRPSRYMGIMMMLWAVVSALTAVAKDFKGLLLTRFFLGLTEAPYYPGAVYLLSIFYTRKEVATRIAILYTGNILATAFAGLIAAGIFHGLDDVAGIAGWKWLFILQGAVTFVIAVIGYFVLPDFPLTTRWLTEEERQLAHNRMELDTVGNKGETSTWKGLQQAAKDPMVWIFCAMAHLHLAANGFKNFFPTVVKTLGFNTTITLVLTCPPYLIAGASTILVSWMSGKYNERTWHITASKTVAVIGFASAAATLNTAGRYVCMVIFTIGTYAVNSLILGWCGSVCGQTKEKKAVAISMVTMIMNISFIWTPYLWPSSDEPRYAIAMSSSAAFSIGTAALAWVAKIILKRRNQKLRAQDSETEVFYVY from the exons ATGGCCCAACGTGACGACAAGACCGACATCAGGGACGTCGAGCCCCAGATCTTTCAGAATGAGTATCCTGAGAAGGCAATCCCTcaagttgagaagattgatTACTCTGGTGCTCATGAGAAGACTGATCCCAAGGAAATTGCTCTtgtgaagaagcttgatcgATGGATGATG CCTATGCTTTGGAGTATGTACTGGCTCAACTATCTTGATCGCAATGCTATTGCTCTTGCACGTCTGAATGATCTTGAGGAGGATCTTAACCTCAAGGGAACTG AGTACCAAACCTGTGTTTCTATCCTCTTCGTCGGTTACATCCTCGGCCAAATCCCCTCCAACATGTTCCTCACTCGCACCCGCCCCTCTCGCTACATG GGTATCATGATGATGCTCTGGGCCGTCGTCAGCGCCCTCACCGCCGTCGCAAAAGACTTCAAGGGTCTCCTCCTCACccgcttcttcctcggtctTACCGAAGCACCCTACTACCCCGGCGCCGTCTACCTCCTCTCCATCTTCTACACCCGCAAGGAGGTCGCAACCCGCATCGCCATCTTATACACCGGAAACATCCTCGCCACTGCTTTCGCTGGTCTCATCGCTGCTGGTATCTTCCACGGTCTTGATGACGTCGCTGGCATTGCTGGTTGGAAAtggctcttcatccttcagGGTGCTGTTACTTTTGTGATTGCTGTTATTGGCTACTTTGTCCTCCCTGATTTCCCTCTTACCACTCGATGGTtgactgaggaggagagacaGTTGGCGCATAACCGTATGGAACTCGATACTGTGGGTAACAAGGGTGAGACCAGCACCTGGAAGGGTCTTCAGCAGGCTGCCAAGGACCCTATGGTTTGGATCTTCTGTGCCATGGCTCATCTCCACTTGGCTGCCAACGGCTTCAAGAACTTT TTCCCCACTGTCGTCAAGactcttggcttcaacaccaccatcactCTCGTCCTCACATGCCCTCCCTACCTCATCGCCGGCGCCAGCACCATCCTCGTCTCATGGATGTCAGGAAAGTACAACGAGCGAACCTGGCACATCACCGCCTCCAAGACCGTCGCAGTCATCGGATTCGCCTCTGCCGCCGCTACTCTCAACACAGCCGGTCGCTACGTCTGCATGgtcatcttcaccatcggAACCTACGCCGTCAACAGTCTCATCCTCGGATGGTGCGGATCTGTCTGCGGTCagaccaaggagaagaaggcagtTGCCATCAGCATGGTTACTATGATCATGAACATTAGCTTCATCTGGACTCCTTATCTCTGGCCTTCTAGCGATGAGCCCAGATATGCTATTGCCATGTCGAGCAGTGCGGCTTTCAGTATTGGTACTGCTGCGCTTGCTTGGGTTGCTAAGATTATTCTCAAGAGGCGAAACCAGAAGCTCCGTGCTCAGGATAGCGAGACTGAGGTCTTTTATGTCTACTAA
- a CDS encoding heterokaryon incompatibility protein-domain-containing protein: MASPEEMAGKWLLSLCSRKPSAERDQLLTNLEKIKLDEFFALHGRSPVFKTYHVEAVRRCLAKELRVDYPLARALLEKDDAGDLFVRERDLLQVAINRAKIDPGLLGEDPKKSNPELLEMVKLLIAHGAAVNCFDDEGYSPLVYTCILGYEELFRFLIKSGADISTVQERRGPEQLVKRRKAAKAGEPLDPAEDESKEQVNLLQVTLDALISPQEIVDMTWVGWPPGVNFDTPLWDLDIEATWGGIIMYLLEQGLSCPKDDAGLVMMLHIACRKGALEFVKKLLAYGAAADVAGPRMVDGGQGEGSTFGTAMHAAAAGRNIDIVLALIEHGESASCCRHCIFDHRSTKGNLTPIEVAIASDRFGNDENLLEFLEAFMAQASDLESSDYQAVLRYCAQNNELDAAKWLLSKGIRLEEVPTWVSSVDVANLLVSYGIKLDPGALQEKALKRGRLSLLRWCVSEYGASLPDDPKSWGEMVTWLLSSGAMHYEKTRYLITEYPGPHIDTVLVSRRRLHRENLKAKKTSWLHTAIIKGNLPVVKMLLEEGADVKCPELYVDAPTAMRKGGRGSFRDVEERLEIVRMLEEKLSGDEEWSMPSYEKVRRRVAQTVALERRAWDEKIESMVKGRQEVPYATLQSVDDSVPSSPLGVISSADVYQPLSSSSSFRLLELLPSSNRTDPLVGRLVDSDITFQPNYEALSYVWGDITPVRYINLGDQDISITPNLHSALIHLRSPDTVRTLWVDALCINQSVHGERNQQVRIMGDIYKSARQVVVWLGEAADDSHLVFQHLNDESIPDSFHNDSTPPQDKRHAWSALVKRPWFFRTWVIQEIALAKRAVMMCGEDSTLWRNVDASWKPDFSGGAKGLSTSRGKECDHPIEGFDPDSHVWSLRLLKVGSDPMSILGYSRVCQTTEIRDKIYGILGLFEPGFIPVDYDLPVEVIFRQFAQAVLILTKDLRILKHLGAKHSYPNLPSWVPDFTDTSTNSLPEEHWYAPYRKDAEENYDVRCTDGTKLSFPRASLGREYLPGLTFSKHGSLTIRGKMVDTVREVGPELEAGVCHAPGTEGFAKVMKEWETLTAKLAPEWEAPESSVSEAFATTLTATHGSELFSVGVGFTQWYRHCGTGILESADPSVFLRDHEFYLWWLSVGKEKEEKDPDSTSEEEPDEEPEAIGYDLREFSEKFTSASYGRCLFTSEKGSLGLASPRAKSGDRVVYFPGSDRPFLLRKKEGEGWTLSNKYLLRADATM, encoded by the exons ATGGCCTCACCTGAAGAAATGGCAGGGAAATGgctcctcagcctctgcAGCCGTAAGCCCTCCGCAGAAAGAGATCAACTCCTCACCAATCTCGAGAAAATAAAACTCGACGAATTCTTCGCTCTGCATGGAAGATCACCCGTTTTCAAGACGTACCACGTCGAAGCCGTGCGTAGGTGCCTAGCCAAAGAGCTGAGGGTGGATTATCCGCTAGCGCGTGCGCTGCTagagaaggatgatgcaGGTGATTTGTTTGTTAGGGAGAGGGATTTGTTGCAGGTTGCGATCAATAGGGCAAAGATTGATCCGGGGTTGTTGGGTGAGGACCCGAAGAAGTCGAATCCTGAGCTTTTGGAGATGGTCAAGTTGCTTATAGCTCATGGGGCGGCGGTGAATTGCTTTGATGACGAGGGATATTCGCCGCTTGTTTATACCTGTATCTTGGGGTATGAGGAGCTCTTCCGCTTCCTCATCAAGTCTGGAGCAGATATCTCGACGGTGCAGGAGCGCCGGGGGCCAGAGCAGCTTGTCAAGAGACGAAAGGCCGCCAAAGCTGGAGAGCCTTTGGATCCTGCAGAAGATGAGTCCAAAGAACAGGTCAACCTTCTTCAGGTTACTCTTGACGCTTTGATCTCTCCCCAAGAGATCGTCGACATGACGTGGGTTGGTTGGCCTCCTGGTGTTAACTTCGACACACCCTTGTGGGATCTTGATATCGAAGCTACCTGGGGTGGCATCATTATGTATCTTCTGGAGCAGGGTCTTTCATGTCCCAAAGATGATGCGGGGTTAGTGATGATGCTTCATATTGCTTGTCGCAAAGGAGCGCTGGAGTTTGTGAAGAAGCTTTTGGCTTATGGTGCCGCTGCTGATGTCGCTGGCCCAAGAATGGTTGATGGAGGACAAGGCGAGGGCTCGACTTTCGGAACAGCGATGCATGCTGCAGCCGCAGGTCGCAACATCGATATCGTTTTGGCTTTGATAGAGCATGGCGAAAGTGCCAGCTGTTGTCGACACTGTATTTTCGACCACAGAAGCACAAAGGGAAATCTGACGCCCATCGAAGTTGCTATAGCATCAGATCGTTTTGGAAACGATGAAAACCTTCTCGAATTTCTAGAGGCGTTCATGGCACAGGCGAGCGATCTTGAAAGTTCTGACTACCAGGCCGTGCTGAGATATTGCGCGCAGAACAATGAGCTTGATGCAGCCAAATGGCTTTTAAGCAAGGGAATACGACTCGAAGAAGTGCCAACCTGGGTTTCAAGCGTTGATGTGGCAAATTTGCTTGTTTCATATGGTATCAAGCTTGATCCGGGGGCGTTGCAGGAGAAAGCCCTGAAGAGAGGAAGACTGAGTCTCCTACGCTGGTGTGTTAGTGAGTACGGTGCATCGCTACCTGATGACCCCAAGTCGTGGGGGGAGATGGTAACGTGGCTTCTCTCCTCTGGTGCAATGCATTATGAGAAGACAAGATATCTTATCACGGAGTATCCCGGTCCGCATATCGACACGGTTCTCGTCTCAAGACGACGTCTCCATCGTGAAAATCTCaaagcaaagaagacgaGCTGGCTTCATACCGCTATCATCAAAGGTAATTTGCCGGTTGTCAAGATGTTGCTGGAAGAGGGGGCTGATGTAAAATGTCCTGAGTTATATGTTGATGCACCCACTGCGATGAGGAAAGGTGGTCGAGGGTCGTTCCGAGACGTTGAGGAGAGACTTGAGATTGTGAGGATGTTGGAGGAGAAGCTCTCCGGTGATGAGGAGTGGAGTATGCCCTCTTATGAAAAGGTGAGGAGGCGTGTTGCGCAGACCGTAGCGCTTGAGAGGCGAGCTTGGGATGAGAAAATTGAGAGTATGGTCAAAGGTAGACAGGAGGTCCCTTACGCAACTCTGCAGAGCGTAGATGACTCAGtaccatcttctcctttgGGAGTCATTTCTTCAGCAGATGTTTATCAGCCtctgagcagcagcagctcctTTCGACTTCTCGAACTCCTCCCGTCGAGCAATCGGACAGACCCTCTTGTCGGACGATTAGTCGATAGCGATATTACGTTTCAACCCAACTACGAAGCTCTTTCCTACGTCTGGGGAGACATAACACCAGTCAGGTATATCAACCTCGGCGATCAAGATATCTCAATCACGCCAAACCTTCACTCAGCACTGATCCACCTACGATCTCCCGACACTGTCCGAACACTTTGGGTTGATGCCCTATGTATCAACCAATCCGTCCACGGTGAACGAAACCAACAAGTCCGCATCATGGGCGACATCTACAAATCAGCCCGTCAAGTCGTAGTATGGCTCGGCGAAGCAGCCGATGATTCCCATCTCGTATTCCAACATCTCAACGACGAAAGTATCCCCGACTCATTCCACAATGATTCAACTCCACCGCAAGATAAACGCCACGCTTGGAGTGCCCTCGTCAAAAGACCGTGGTTCTTCCGCACATGGGTGATCCAAGAAATCGCCCTTGCGAAAAGAGCCGTCATGATGTGTGGAGAGGACTCGACGCTATGGAGGAACGTTGATGCGAGTTGGAAGCCAGACTTTTCAGGTGGTGCGAAGGGACTGTCGACTTCGCGTGGTAAAGAATGTGATCACCCGATCGAGGGGTTTGATCCGGACAGTCACGTTTGGAGTCTGAGACTTCTTAAGGTTGGGAGTGATCCAATGAGTATTCTGGGGTATAGTCGCGTTTGTCAGACTACTGAGATTCGGGATAAGATCTATGGTATTTTGGGTTTATTCGAACCAGGTTTCATACCCGTTGACTATGATCTACCAGTGGAAGTTATCTTTCGTCAGTTCGCACAGGCTGTGCTCATTCTCACTAAAGATCTTCGTATCCTGAAGCATCTCGGTGCAAAGCACAGCTATCCAAATCTTCCATCCTGGGTCCCAGATTTTACAGACACTTCGACCAACAGTCTCCCTGAGGAGCATTGGTATGCACCGTATCGCAAAGACGCGGAAGAAAACTACGATGTTCGGTGTACAGACGGAACAAAACTTAGTTTTCCTCGTGCCAGCCTTGGTAGAGAGTATCTCCCGGGCTTAACGTTTTCGAAACATGGAAGTTTGACGATCAGGGGAAAGATGGTCGACACGGTTCGGGAGGTTGGACCTGAACTTGAAGCTGGTGTTTGTCACGCACCGGGGACTGAGGGTTTTGCTAAGGTGATGAAAGAGTGGGAGACCTTGACTGCGAAACTGGCTCCTGAGTGGGAGGCTCCTGAATCTTCAGTGAGCGAGGCTTTTGCGACGACACTTACAGCAACTCATGGCTCTGAGCTCTTCAGCGTTGGCGTGGGATTCACACAGTGGTATCGACACTGCGGCACCGGTATTCTCGAATCAGCCGATCCATCCGTGTTTCTTCGCGACCACGAGTTCTATCTCTGGTGGCTAAGTGTCGggaaagagaaggaagaaaaagaccCCGACTCAACATCTGAAGAGGAACCAGACGAAGAACCCGAAGCTATTGGGTATGATCTCAGAGAGTTCTCCGAAAAGTTCACATCTGCAAGCTATGGTCGATGTCTTTTCACTAGTGAGAAGGGGTCGTTGGGACTGGCGAGTCCGAGAGCTAAATCGGGGGATCGAGTTGTTTACTTTCCTGGTTCGGATAGACCTTTTctgttgaggaagaaggagggtgaGGGGTGGACCTTG AGTAACAAGTATCTCTTGCGGGCAGATGCAACTATGTAG
- a CDS encoding copper amine oxidase encodes MGLTQHHPFDPLSGDEIAAAVEAIRKYQSGQLLFNAVTLHEPRKKEMLRWLEHPSDGNKPARIADVTVILPDGKVYDGLVDLKTRKVQKWEKLDGLQPIITPEELIQVEEIMRKDPKVIEQCEISGIPKSDMHKVYCDPWTIGYDERFGSNIRLQQALMYYRPDPDTFQYQYPLDFCPIYDGAKKAIIHIDIPSVRRPLSKQKAIDYTPRYINENGGYRKDIKPINITQPEGVSFTMNGRVLSWQNFKFHIGFNYKEGIVLNHITFTDKGIERPIFYRLSLSEMVVPYGAPEHPHQRKHAFDLGEYGAGYMANSLALGCDCKGVIHYLDAEFAARDGSIRTIKNAICIHEEDNGILFKHTDFRDDSVTVTRARKLIVQQIFTAANYEYACQWVFHQDGTIQPEIKLTGILNTYALNEGEEAGPWGTEVYPQVNAHNHQHLFCLRVNPMIDGVNNTVNMVDTVASEAPVGSPQNKYGNAFYAKKTKLRTSGQAKTDYNGATSRTWEMVNENKLHPYSKKPASYKLVSREVPGLLPKEGSLVWKRAGFARHAVHVTPYRDDELWAAGRHVPQTSGEPSQGLPEWIAEGSASTENTDIVLWHTFGVTHIPAPEDFPIMPVEPMTLLLRPRNFFTNNPCMDVPPSYSITPTQVAEKKGALDQSDKVSQLAFGGKSCCSSGNAAARL; translated from the exons ATGGGTCTCACGCAACATCATCCTTTTGATCCTCTCTCCGGAGATGAGATCGCCGCTGCCGTCGAGGCTATCCGCAAGTATCAGTCCGGCCAACTCCTCTTCAATGCTGTGACTCTACACGAGCCCcgcaagaaggagatgttgAGGTGGCTTGAGCATCCTTCTGATGGAAATAAACCTGCGAGAATTGCGGATGTCACTGTCATTCTTCCTGATGGAAAGGTTTATGATGGTCTTGTGGATCTTAAGACGAGAAAGGTTCAGAAGTGGGAGAAGCTAGATGGCCTTCAGCCAATT ATCACACCCGAGGAACTCATCCAGGTCGAGGAGATCATGCGCAAAGACCCCAAGGTCATAGAACAGTGCGAAATCTCCGGCATCCCCAAATCAGACATGCACAAAGTCTACTGCGACCCCTGGACAATCGGCTACGACGAGCGCTTCGGCAGCAACATCCGTCTCCAGCAGGCACTCATGTACTACCGCCCTGACCCCGATACCTTCCAGTATCAGTACCCCCTTGACTTCTGCCCTATCTACGACGgcgccaagaaggccatcatCCACATTGATATCCCCAGCGTGCGTCGCCCGCTGAGCAAGCAGAAGGCTATTGACTACACCCCGCGCTACATCAATGAGAACGGTGGTTATCGAAAGGATATCAAGCCTATCAACATCACACAGCCCGAGGGTGTGTCATTCACCATGAATGGACGTGTTTTGTCGTGGCAGAACTTCAAGTTCCATATTGGATTTAACTACAAGGAGGGTATTGTGCTGAACCACATTACTTTCACCGACAAGGGTATCGAGCGACCTATCTTCTACCGTCTTTCCCTCTCGGAAATGGTGGTGCCGTACGGCGCGCCTGAGCACCCTCATCAGCGAAAGCACGCTTTTGATCTTGGTGAATACGGCGCAGGATACATGGCCAACTCTCTCGCGCTGGGCTGCGACTGCAAGGGTGTAATTCACTACCTCGACGCCGAATTCGCCGCGCGCGATGGCTCTATCCGAACCATCAAGAATGCTATCTGTATTCACGAGGAGGATAACGGTATTCTCTTCAAGCATACTGACTTCCGCGATGATTCCGTCACCGTCACGCGCGCGCGAAAACTCATCGTGCAACAGATCTTCACAGCGGCTAACTACGAGTACGCGTGCCAGTGGGTGTTCCACCAAGACGGAACAATCCAGCCCGAGATCAAACTCACCGGCATTCTCAACACATACGCCCTTAACGAgggtgaagaagctggaccGTGGGGAACAGAGGTTTATCCCCAGGTCAACGCGCACAACCATCAGCACCTGTTCTGTCTGCGCGTGAACCCCATGATCGACGGCGTGAACAACACTGTCAACATGGTTGACACAGTTGCTAGTGAGGCGCCCGTCGGAAGTCCCCAGAACAAATACGGCAATGCGTTTTACGCCAAGAAGACAAAGTTGAGGACCAGTGGGCAGGCAAAGACGGATTATAACGGTGCGACGAGCAGGACGTGGGAGATGGTTAATGAGAATAAGCTGCATCCTTATTCCAAGAAGCCTGCGTCTTATAAGCTTGTTAGCAGAGAGGTTCCAGGCCTTTTACCGAAGGAGGGATCGTTGGTTTGGAAGCGTGCTGGTTTTGCCCGCCATGCTGTTCATGTCACACCTT ATCGTGATGATGAACTCTGGGCTGCGGGTCGTCACGTCCCCCAAACATCCGGCGAGCCATCCCAAGGTCTCCCCGAGTGGATCGCCGAAGGATCAGCATCCACCGAAAACACCGACATTGTTCTTTGGCACACTTTCGGTGTTACACACATCCCTGCACCTGAGGACTTCCCCATCATGCCCGTCGAGCCAATGACGTTATTGCTCCGACCTAGGAACTTCTTTACGAACAATCCTTGTATGGATGTGCCGCCTAGTTACTCCATCACCCCCACGCAGGTtgcggagaagaagggcgCGCTGGATCAGAGTGATAAGGTTAGTCAGTTGGCCTTTGGGGGAAAGAGTTGTTGTTCCAGTGGAAATGCTGCTGCGAGGTTGTAA